Within Cellulophaga sp. L1A9, the genomic segment TATTTTATGCAGAAAGCGGAAGAACATACATCTCTAAGGGCTTTTTAAAACAAGCCAAGAAACTTGCCCTTGAAAACATTCAGGAACTAAAAATATTTGCAGATAAAAATATTCCAGTGATCGGCTTAGAGCCATCCGCTGTGTTAACTTTTCGAGATGAATACAAACGTTTTTCTGTAGCTAAAGATGTCACCACAAAAATTGCAGCCAATTGCTATCTAATTGAAGAATTTTTAGCCAATGAAATAACAGCAGGAGCACTAAGCGCTGATTTATTTACGACAGAAGCTAAAAAGGTTAAAATACACAGCCATTGCCATCAAAAATCCTTATCGAATCAGAAAGTAACTTTCGATATTTTAAACCTTCCAAAAAACTATGAAGTGTCCATAATCACTTCAGGCTGTTGTGGTATGGCCGGATCTTTTGGATATGAAAAAGAACATTACGAGGTAAGCATGCAGATTGGAGAATTAAAATTATTCCCTGCTGTACGCAAATCACCGGAAGACACCATCATATCTGCTAATGGCACAAGTTGTCGCCATCAAATACATGATGGTACGAAAAGACAAGCCAAGCATCCAATTACAATTTTAAAAGAAGCTTTACTCTAAGGTGCTTTCCTCAAGTGAAGAAGAACCCTTTTCTGCATCCTTCTTAAATGTAATAGAAGCAATTAGTTCATTGATATCTAATTGCTTCAACTCTTCATCCGCAAAAAAAGGGGAGAGTTTATCGTTATTATAATGATACACTTTCCATCTTTTAAAGGAATATTCTAAAGCAGTAAGATTTTCTACCCAATCTCCCGAATTTAAATAAATACACTGTCCGTTTTTATTTTCGTACAGCTCTTTTTTGGGTTGATGAATGTGTCCGCAAACCACATAATCATATCCATTTTCAATAGCTAGATCTGCTGCCGTTTTTTCAAAGTCATTCACATATTTAATCGCCCCTTTTACGCTATTCTTTATGCGCTTCGATAGCGAATATTTCTCTCTTCCCATTTTTGTTAAACACCAATTCATACATCGGTTTATCAAAATTAGAAAGTCATAACCATACCCGCCTAGCTTCGCCAACCATTTTGCATTTTGTATGGAGGCATCAAAAACATCGCCATGAAAAAACCAAGTCTTTTTGCCATTTAAATCCAACACAAGCTTATCTACAATACTTACATATCCTATTGAAGTATCACTAAACTTACGAAGCATTTCGTCATGATTTCCAGTGATATATGTCACTTCAACACCGTTAGATGCCATGCCAATAATTTTCTTTAAAACCTTTAAATGCGAAGGAGGAAAATACCGTTTACTAAATTGCCAGATATCAATAATATCCCCGTTTAGGATGAGTTTTTTTGGTTGAATACTGCTTAAATATGAAATTAATTCATCAGCATGACAACCATATGTACCTAAGTGTACATCTGAAATTACGACAACATCAACTTTTCTCTTTTTCAAAATTTCTCGTTTTTACAAAATTAAAGGAGAGTACTTAAAGTTACCATCATTTGAAAATCAACATTATATCAGCTAATCGTTAAATATTTATTATGTAATTTCCTACAAAGTAAATTTTATATTAAGAGTACGCTAAGTTTGGCTTTATATGAATTTAGAATTACCTTTGAAACTGTTAAATTTTAAGAAGAAATGGCAGGAAATACATACGGAACTATTTTTAAACTTTCCACCTTTGGAGAATCACATGGTGTTGCAATTGGTGGAGTTATAGATGGTTGTCCAGCAGGTATCACATTAGATTTAAATGAAATTCAGAATGAATTAAATAGACGTAAGCCAGGACAGTCTGCCATTGTTACCCAACGTAAAGAACCAGATACCGTAGAATTTTTCTCTGGTATTTTTGAAGGAGTCACCACAGGAACTCCAATAGGCTTTGCTATACACAACACCAATCAGAAATCTCACGATTACACGCATATTAAAGATTCTTACAGACCTTCCCATGCCGATTATGTGTACGATCAAAAATATGGCTTTCGTGACTATCGCGGAGGTGGTCGCAGTTCTGCGCGTGAAACAGCAAGTAGAGTAGTTGCAGGCGCTATAGCAAAACAGTTTGTAAGTACGATTAAAATTAATGCTTTTGTATCTCAAGTAGGCACCCTAAAATTAGAGAAAAGCTATCAAGATTTAGACTTTTCATTAATAGAAAGCAATCCTGTTCGTTGTCCAGATCCTTCCACTGCATTAAAAATGGAAGATTACATAAAAAAAATCAAAAAAGAAGGAGATACCATAGGAGGTATAATCACCTGTGTGATACAAAATGTACCCATTGGTCTTGGAGAACCTGTTTTTGACAAGCTTCATGCAGAACTTGGTAAAGCCATGCTTTCCATCAATGCCGTAAAAGGTTTTGAATACGGTAGTGGTTTTGAAGGTGTCACTCAAAAAGGTAGCGATCATAACGATCAATACAACTCAGACGGAACTACAAAAACCAACAATAGCGGGGGTATCCAAGGAGGTATTTCTAACGGCATGGATATTTACTTTAATGTTGCTTTTAAACCCGTTGCGACCGTAATACAACCTTACGAAACTATTGATAAAGAAGGGAATATGATTCAAACACAGGGAAAAGGACGTCACGACCCTTGTGTAGTGCCCAGAGCAGTACCTATAGTTGAAGCAATGGCTGCAATTGTATTGGCTGATTTTACTTTATTGAACAGAACGATAAAATTATAGTTCGGGATTTGGAAAATTAAGGTGCAATACTGTATCTTTCTGTCCTAAACTAATTATTTTATGAAGAAATTGGAATTGCATTGGCAAATTTTAATAGGCATGTTCGCCGGAGTATTATTTGCATTTATAATGGTTCAATTTGAATGGGGAGCAAAATTTGTCTCAGATTGGATAAAACCTTTTGGAAATATTTTTATTAACTCACTAAAACTTATTGCAGTTCCTTTAATCCTTGCCTCATTAATTAAAGGTGTTTCTGACTTAAAAGACATCTCTAAACTCTCGCAAATGGGAGGAAGGACAATCGGAATTTATATTGTTACTACTATAATTGCTGTTTCTAT encodes:
- the aroC gene encoding chorismate synthase; the protein is MAGNTYGTIFKLSTFGESHGVAIGGVIDGCPAGITLDLNEIQNELNRRKPGQSAIVTQRKEPDTVEFFSGIFEGVTTGTPIGFAIHNTNQKSHDYTHIKDSYRPSHADYVYDQKYGFRDYRGGGRSSARETASRVVAGAIAKQFVSTIKINAFVSQVGTLKLEKSYQDLDFSLIESNPVRCPDPSTALKMEDYIKKIKKEGDTIGGIITCVIQNVPIGLGEPVFDKLHAELGKAMLSINAVKGFEYGSGFEGVTQKGSDHNDQYNSDGTTKTNNSGGIQGGISNGMDIYFNVAFKPVATVIQPYETIDKEGNMIQTQGKGRHDPCVVPRAVPIVEAMAAIVLADFTLLNRTIKL
- a CDS encoding UDP-2,3-diacylglucosamine diphosphatase, with protein sequence MKKRKVDVVVISDVHLGTYGCHADELISYLSSIQPKKLILNGDIIDIWQFSKRYFPPSHLKVLKKIIGMASNGVEVTYITGNHDEMLRKFSDTSIGYVSIVDKLVLDLNGKKTWFFHGDVFDASIQNAKWLAKLGGYGYDFLILINRCMNWCLTKMGREKYSLSKRIKNSVKGAIKYVNDFEKTAADLAIENGYDYVVCGHIHQPKKELYENKNGQCIYLNSGDWVENLTALEYSFKRWKVYHYNNDKLSPFFADEELKQLDINELIASITFKKDAEKGSSSLEESTLE